CGTTTCCTAAGACCAGTGATAGACTCAAATTTTTCACTACGCTGCAAATAGTCTCGTCAAAAGGATGTTTACGGCAACCGTAAATTGTGCGGAAAACGTTACCCAAACAGAACTTTCATTTAGTTGTTGAacgttattttgtattcatgatTACGAAACataacaaactaaataaatgaCTGCAAATTtgtcaaataaagttttaataatatgtCCACTATTGACTGTCAAAGTTTGAAAATCCGTATTGCTAAACATTTTATCGGAAGAATTTCCGAGAGGGAACAATACTTCACCTCATCCTAAATGTCATtcctgaaaaaatatttctttacctCTATCtaaacagtgattttttaagagcttgagaactttaaacaaaaaaatgcataaaatttgcaaaatctcatcgattctttatttgaaacgttagattggtccatgacatttactttttgaagataatttcatttaaatgttgaccgcggctgcgtcttaggtggtccattcggaaagtccaattttatgtaactttttcgagcatttcggccggaatagcccgaatttcttcggaaatgttgtcttccaaagctggaatagttgctggcttatttgtgtagactttagacttgacgtagccccacaaaaaatagtctaaaggcgtcaaatcgcatgatcttggtggccaacttaccggtccattccttgagatgaattgttctccgaagttttccctcaaaatggccatagaatcgcgagctgtgtggcatgtagcgccatcttgttgaaaccacatgtcaaccaagttcagttcttctatttttggcaacaaaaagtttgttagcattgaacgatagtgatcgccattcaccgtaacgttgcgtccaacagcatctttgaaaaaatacggtccaatgattccaccagcatacaaaccgcaccaaacagtgcatttttcgggatgcatgggcagttcttgaacggcttctggttgctcttcactccaaatgcggcaattttgcttatttacgtagccattcaaccagaaatgagcctcatcgctgaacaaaatttgtcgataaaaaagcggattttctgccaacttttctagggcccattcactgaaaattcgacgttgtggcagatcattcggcttcagttcttgcacgagctgtattttatacggttttacaccaagatctttgcgtaaaatcttccatgtggttgaataacacaaacccaattgctgcgaacggcgacgaatcgacatttcacggtcttcagcaacactctcagaaacagacgcaatattctcttctgtacgcactgtacgcattcatgtggttggtttaatgtccaataaagtaaactgagtgcgaaacttggtcacaatcgcattaattttttgctcacttggtcgattatgtagaccataaatcggacgtaaagcgcgaaacacatttcgaaaccaacactgattttggtaataaaattcaatgatttgcaagcgttgctcgttagtaagtctattgatgatgaaatgtcaaagcatactgagcatctttatCTTTACTTCATTACTTCATTTCCTTTTGAGAGAATACATATagattttctatattttaaaaacaaaacatttttactaatGGTAGACACTTTTTCGCGATGGATTGATGTCCATATTATGAACAAAACAACAGCAGTTAATGTGATATCAGTgtttagaaaagttttttatatttttggcttACCAAAGGAAATCGTATCTGACAATGGTCCACCATTTTCGTCGGTGGAgcttcaaaatttttgtaaggcaaacaacattattttgacGAAGACTCCACCATATAACCCTCAATCAAACGGCAGTGCTGAGAGAGCAGTTCAAACTTTGAAAtcgagtttaaaaaaatattttcatgatCATAAGATCAAAAATGTACCTATAGAGAAccatgttgaaaattttttatttaaataccgaaATGTTCCTTCAACTACAACAAATAATACAGcagctaatttaatttttagacatAATCCGCGAACTATTTTAGATGCTATCAAACCAATAAGTAGCTAAGTAAGCAAACAAAggttaattcaaacaaatagaGCCGAGTCTaacgaaaaccaaaaattaattaaatatataagtaagaagcaacaaaaacaacaacaacaaaaacacaaaataactcagatcaaaaataatgaattcagTAAAAATCAAACCGTTTGGTATCGATGTAGTTATAACAACTTTGTGCGATGGACACCAGCAATTATAtatgacaaaatttcaaaagttgtatatcTCGTAAGATTAAATGGTACTATTCGAAAAGCTCATGGTCACCAGTTGAGACCAAGAGTTTTAAGAAAGGTAACATTTGATTCTAGTAGAAATCAAACTTATAATAATTCAGAAACTGATATCCTAAATCCACAATTAAAAAGGGAGGAAAGCTCGGTATATGAATATAATGCAGAGGATAATAGAAAGGACAATAATCCGAATACACCTATAGCTTTGAGTAAAAGTGTAAGAACCAGAAAAAAACCCATAAGGTATCCTAACATTTAAGTTTGAATACCGCTGAATATTTTGAAGTTATGAAGTtgattaaattatatacaaattaatggAATGAGAGTAATGTATTTGAGATATGTTAAAgtaagaaataataaacaaaataagaatttatttgaaataaaatgaaatatttaaattatttttaaaataattattattttaagagaatttaaaattatatataaaataataaagatccttttaaatattctaatcttataacaaatgaatttaattattatacaaaCATTGTAACTAAGTAAATAAGAAACTTAAGGAGAAAGGAGTGTTATgtctatatatattatattgtgcTATATGCATAACCCCTAGATCCGTACTATAAGTAGAATCACAAGAATACATGTAATAGGTTAAGTATGTAATTATGTTAAGATCAGTCTTATAAGtcatcttataaaataaacatcatcTTAGCTTATAATACAACTTCTTTTACTGTACTTACTTTTATTAAGCAAGTACTGTGAAGGTACATGACATTGTCATGTACCTTCACAGTACTTGCTTAATAAAAGAAGTAACTGGCCAAGATGACAACGGAACAAATCCAGGTCTTTTACTTTCCTGCTGACACGCATCACACGTTCGGACATAGTGCTCAATGTCACGATCTAAATTTAACCACCACATTGTACCTCGGGAGAGCTCTTTCATGCGGACAACACCCAAGTGTCCTTCATGTAAGAGTTCTAGCATTTTTCCTTTCAATGAATTTGGAATAACTACTCGACAACCTAACAATAAACATCCCTCATCCGAAatagaaaattctaattttctacTACTTAGTTTTTGCaacaacttgttttcaaaataagctGGCCATTCTgaatttacaaaagaaataactttGCTCAAAGTATCGTCTTTCGATGTTTCTGTTGCAATGTCATTTGCATTCAAGGGTAAATTACccgctatattaaaaaaatttatcatGCAACTAGACACATCAGTTGGCTCGCTCACGGGCAAACGTGATAAAGCATCAGCGTTATTCATAGCGCTTCCTTTTCTATAAACTATCTTATAATCGTACTGTGATAGTATCAGAGCCCATCGTTGCAATCTTGCGGCAGCTAtggcattattctttttttcaccaaaaatgttCTCTAGGGGCTTATGGTCActataaattgtaattttacgCCCTTATATATATTTGTGAAAACGTTTCACACTGAAAATCACCGCGAGAGCTCACGCTCTATTTGAGAATAATTTTTCTCAGCATTCGATAAAGTGCTAGACACGAACATTATAGGACGTTCTTCACCATTTTTCTCTATGTGAAATAATACCCCACCAACACCATATGAGCTGGCGTCACAAACAATACCTAGAGCTTTATCTGGCGAGTAGTGTACTAACATATTATTATCATATAACCAAAATTTACTCTCGTTAAAAACCTTTTCGCAATCTTGATTCCAATCAAAAGATTTCTCTTTCTTTAACAGTTCATACAAGGGTGCTAATCGAGCAGAAAGATTCGGAATgaatttattatacaaatttaacaaaccCAAGTATGCTTTTAACGAAGAAACATCAACGGGAGCAGGAGCGTTTACTATTGCCTTCATCATATTAGCCTTTGGATGAATTCCATCGCCATTAATCTCATGGCCCAGATACTCGAccgatgatttaaaaaattgacactTGTCGATACGCACTTTAACGTTTAACTGATTGAACCTTCGTAAAACCTCAATCAGATTTGCCTTACAATCATCTAGCGTGCTACCACCTATGATGATGTCATCGATATACCCTCTCACATATTTCAgaccttttaaaatatcatctaTCACACACTGAAAAATGGAGGGTGCACTTTTAACTCCAAATGGAAGCCTAGTGTATTGAAACAAACCCTTATCAGTGTTGATTGTAACATACTTTTGCGACTGCTCTGAAAGTGCAACTTGCTGGAACGCCCCAGCTAAATCAAGTATGCAAAAGAAGGAACAACCTCCAAAACAAGACAATATGTCGTCGATTCGCGGAATCGGGTAATGATCAGCCCTAACATACCTGTTTATGGTCGACTTACAATCCATACAGATTCGTATGGttccatcttttttttctacaacCACAATTGGTGTGGCCCACTCGCTGAACCTAACTGGTTTCAAGATGCCTACTTCCACAAGCCTTCCCAGCTCTTTCTCAACCTTTTCACGTAATCCATATGGAACCGTATATGGTTTATGAAAAATAGGTGATGCATTAACATCAAGCACAATCTCTGCAACGTGATCCCTAATTATTCCATAATAATTGTTATCGAAAACTTGTGGAAAAGCtttcaaaatttcgtttttgatCTCATCACGAGATGGACTAATGCTATTTACCTTAAAATGATTCCTCCATTTTGTAAAAAGGGTGTTTAGCCAATTTCTACCCAAAAGAGGAGTAAAATCCTTCTTGGTTCTAACCACAACCAAATCCAGGCAGTATATTTTATCATCAAACAAACCATTTACAGCAACCTCAACagctccaacaacaacaacattttcaCCTGTAATGACATTAAGAGTTTTATCAAAGGGCTTTAAtctgcaatttttaaacaacttcaAGTACATGCGTTCAGAGAGTATAGAAAGACAGGCACCAGAATCAACCtccatatttatattaatattgtttacttttaatgaaataataagTGGTTCTAAATATTCGGAACttaaggaatttattgtaaCATTACCTAAAGTTAAATTCGATAACATTTGTTGTTCACCATCAACGTGattgacttttttataatttttatttctatatctaTTGTTAGTATTTGAATGCCTTACTCTATTGTTACCACAGTCATATGCATAATGCCCttctttttgacatcgaaagcaCGTGACTTTCTCGTTGGACCTTCTTGGTCGTGATGATGCACGATTACCATCTTGATCGTGGTTTCTTGCTTTGCTTCTCGAGGCGATGCGTCGATGGTTAGAATTTCCCATTCTAAATTTGCCTCTCCCAATCCAATTCTGGTCACCATGTATATTCATAGACGGAAGAGTCGACTGAATATCTTTCACATCCTTCTGAGTTGATTCCATTGTTTGTGCAGActcaaatatttcattaaatgttttatttaatggttCATTGAGAAGT
This window of the Eupeodes corollae chromosome 3, idEupCoro1.1, whole genome shotgun sequence genome carries:
- the LOC129950495 gene encoding uncharacterized protein K02A2.6-like, with translation MTTDNKTLSSIASKMSVGNFRGNIDPFIIDKDDFEQYADRLKHIFVLNAIGESVAEEKQKVSIFVSFVGADLYKILRTLIAPKSEWDFSYDELIKIMKQYFKPKLNVRAERFKFMSRRLKDGETLQDFVVELNSIAENCEYGAFLDQALSDKFIWSQRSSDIQRKLLNEPLNKTFNEIFESAQTMESTQKDVKDIQSTLPSMNIHGDQNWIGRGKFRMGNSNHRRIASRSKARNHDQDGNRASSRPRRSNEKVTCFRCQKEGHYAYDCGNNRVRHSNTNNRYRNKNYKKVNHVDGEQQMLSNLTLGNVTINSLSSEYLEPLIISLKVNNININMEVDSGACLSILSERMYLKLFKNCRLKPFDKTLNVITGENVVVVGAVEVAVNGLFDDKIYCLDLVVVRTKKDFTPLLGRNWLNTLFTKWRNHFKVNSISPSRDEIKNEILKAFPQVFDNNYYGIIRDHVAEIVLDVNASPIFHKPYTVPYGLREKVEKELGRLVEVGILKPVRFSEWATPIVVVEKKDGTIRICMDCKSTINRYVRADHYPIPRIDDILSCFGGCSFFCILDLAGAFQQVALSEQSQKYVTINTDKGLFQYTRLPFGVKSAPSIFQCVIDDILKGLKYVRGYIDDIIIGGSTLDDCKANLIEVLRRFNQLNVKVRIDKCQFFKSSVEYLGHEINGDGIHPKANMMKAIVNAPAPVDVSSLKAYLGLLNLYNKFIPNLSARLAPLYELLKKEKSFDWNQDCEKVFNESKFWLYDNNMLVHYSPDKALGIVCDASSYGVGGVLFHIEKNGEERPIMFVSSTLSNAEKNYSQIERELSRDHKPLENIFGEKKNNAIAAARLQRWALILSQYDYKIVYRKGSAMNNADALSRLPVSEPTDVSSCMINFFNIAGNLPLNANDIATETSKDDTLSKVISFVNSEWPAYFENKLLQKLSSRKLEFSISDEGCLLLGCRVVIPNSLKGKMLELLHEGHLGVVRMKELSRGTMWWLNLDRDIEHYVRTCDACQQESKRPGFVPLSSWPVTSFIKQVL